One genomic region from Paramicrobacterium agarici encodes:
- a CDS encoding polyribonucleotide nucleotidyltransferase: MEGPEITAAEAVLDNGRFGKRTVRFETGRLAQQAQGSVAAYLDDETMLLSATSAGKHPKDNFDFFPLTVDVEERSYAAGKIPGSFFRREGRPSTDAILVCRLIDRPLRPSFVDGLRNEVQIVVTVLSIAPGEFYDALAINAASASTQISGLPFSGPIAGVRLALIPGNGQNEDQWVAFPNAEQVEQAVFDLMVAGRVVTNDDGTEDVAIMMVEAEATEHSFDLIKAGAVKPNEEIVAAGLEAAKPFIAELVRAQAEMASHAAKEVQDYPVFLPYTDEVFAAVDALAAEELTSVYQIADKLERQNADDALKERVKEQIAAKAESGELPADAANQVSGAYKALTKRIVRGRILTEGVRIDGRGLADIRPLDAEVQVIPRVHGSAIFQRGETQIMGVTTLNMLKMEQQIDSLSPQTHKRYMHHYNFPPYSTGETGRVGSPKRREIGHGFLAERALAPVLPSREEFPYAIRQVSEALGSNGSTSMGSVCASTLSLLNAGVPLKAPVAGIAMGLVSDEVDGQTRYAALTDILGAEDALGDMDFKVAGTSEYVTAIQLDTKLDGIPASVLAAALTQAKDARTQILQVLNAAIDTPDEMAPTAPRVISVQIPVDKIGELIGPKGKTINGIQDETGADISIEDDGTVFIGAVDGPSAEAARAQVNAIANPTNPEVGDQFLGTVVKIAAFGAFISLLPGKDGLLHISEVRKLAGGKRVGAVEDVLSVGQKILVEVTKVDDRGKLSLQPVIADEDAASGSESESDES, from the coding sequence TTGGAAGGTCCAGAAATCACTGCTGCCGAGGCCGTCCTCGACAACGGACGCTTTGGAAAGCGCACCGTGCGGTTCGAGACCGGCCGTCTCGCCCAGCAGGCACAAGGCTCCGTCGCCGCCTATCTCGACGACGAAACAATGCTTCTCTCGGCGACCTCTGCAGGCAAGCATCCGAAAGACAACTTCGACTTCTTCCCGCTCACGGTGGACGTCGAGGAGCGCAGCTACGCCGCGGGAAAGATTCCCGGATCGTTCTTCCGTCGCGAGGGTCGCCCCTCGACCGACGCGATTCTGGTGTGCCGGCTAATCGACCGGCCTCTGCGCCCGTCGTTCGTTGACGGTCTCCGCAATGAGGTGCAGATCGTCGTGACGGTTCTGTCGATTGCGCCTGGCGAGTTCTATGACGCTCTCGCCATCAACGCAGCATCCGCCTCGACCCAGATCTCGGGACTCCCGTTCTCTGGCCCGATCGCCGGCGTGCGCCTCGCGCTCATTCCAGGCAATGGGCAGAACGAGGACCAGTGGGTTGCGTTCCCGAACGCTGAGCAGGTCGAGCAGGCCGTCTTCGACCTCATGGTCGCCGGTCGCGTCGTGACGAACGACGACGGCACCGAAGACGTCGCGATCATGATGGTTGAAGCTGAGGCCACAGAGCACAGCTTCGATCTGATCAAGGCTGGTGCCGTCAAGCCGAACGAGGAGATCGTCGCGGCGGGGCTGGAAGCGGCAAAGCCCTTCATCGCCGAACTCGTGCGCGCACAGGCCGAGATGGCATCGCACGCGGCCAAGGAAGTTCAGGACTACCCGGTGTTCCTGCCCTACACCGACGAGGTCTTCGCGGCTGTGGATGCACTCGCGGCCGAGGAACTCACGTCTGTGTACCAGATCGCTGACAAGCTCGAGCGTCAGAATGCCGACGATGCTCTCAAGGAGCGCGTCAAGGAGCAGATCGCGGCAAAGGCCGAATCCGGCGAACTTCCGGCGGATGCGGCCAACCAGGTGTCCGGCGCGTACAAGGCGCTCACCAAGCGCATCGTCCGCGGCCGCATTCTCACCGAGGGCGTTCGCATCGACGGGCGCGGACTCGCCGACATCCGCCCGCTCGACGCGGAGGTGCAGGTCATTCCGCGTGTTCACGGCTCGGCGATCTTCCAGCGCGGTGAAACCCAGATCATGGGCGTCACCACGCTCAACATGCTGAAGATGGAGCAGCAGATCGACTCGCTGTCTCCGCAGACGCACAAGCGGTACATGCACCACTACAACTTCCCGCCGTACTCGACGGGTGAGACGGGGCGCGTCGGATCGCCCAAGCGCCGCGAGATCGGCCACGGCTTCCTTGCGGAGCGCGCTCTCGCGCCGGTGCTGCCGAGTCGCGAGGAGTTCCCGTACGCGATCCGCCAGGTCTCTGAGGCTCTGGGATCGAACGGTTCGACGTCGATGGGATCCGTGTGCGCCTCGACGCTCTCGCTGCTCAACGCGGGTGTTCCGCTCAAGGCGCCCGTCGCGGGCATCGCCATGGGTCTTGTCTCCGACGAGGTCGACGGTCAGACCCGCTATGCAGCGCTGACCGACATTCTCGGCGCCGAAGACGCACTGGGCGACATGGACTTCAAGGTTGCGGGTACGAGCGAGTACGTGACCGCGATCCAGCTGGACACCAAGCTCGACGGCATTCCCGCGTCGGTGCTTGCCGCCGCACTTACGCAGGCGAAGGATGCACGCACGCAGATCCTGCAGGTTCTGAACGCCGCCATCGACACGCCAGACGAGATGGCTCCGACGGCCCCGCGCGTGATCAGCGTGCAGATTCCCGTCGACAAGATCGGTGAGCTCATCGGTCCGAAGGGCAAGACCATCAACGGAATCCAGGACGAGACGGGAGCCGACATCTCGATCGAAGACGACGGCACCGTCTTCATCGGCGCCGTCGATGGCCCCTCGGCCGAGGCCGCGCGTGCTCAGGTCAACGCGATCGCGAACCCGACGAACCCGGAGGTCGGCGACCAGTTCCTCGGAACCGTCGTCAAGATCGCCGCGTTCGGAGCGTTCATTTCGCTGCTTCCGGGCAAGGACGGCCTTCTGCACATCTCTGAGGTGCGCAAGCTGGCCGGAGGCAAGCGCGTGGGTGCTGTTGAAGACGTGCTGAGCGTCGGCCAGAAGATCCTCGTCGAGGTCACGAAGGTCGACGACAGGGGCAAGCTGTCGCTTCAGCCCGTCATCGCTGATGAGGATGCTGCATCGGGCAGCGAATCCGAGTCAGACGAAAGCTGA
- a CDS encoding carboxyl transferase domain-containing protein codes for MHTLTTAIDSSSDGARRNASVQLSLVEELTERLETARRGGSERARTRHTDRGKLLPRDRIDRLLDEGSPFLDVAPLAGDDLYDDETPGAGVVAGIGVVHGRHVMVICNDATVKGGTYYPMTVKKHLRAQEIAQQNRLPCISLVDSGGAFLPMQDEVFPDRDHFGRIFFNQARMSAEGIPQIAAVLGSCTAGGAYVPAMSDETVIVRNQGTIFLGGPPLVKAATGEVVSAEELGGGLTHSRISGVTDHLAEDDDDALRIVRDIVSTLPPNPPPAWAIGASSEPAVDPESMYDVIPGDLHESYDVREVIARLVDGSEFHEFKREYGETLVTGFSSIHGHPVGIVANNGVLFSESALKGTHFIELCDQRGIPLLFLQNISGFMVGREYEAGGIAKHGAKMVTAVATTRVPKLTVVIGGSFGAGNYSMCGRAYSPRFLWMWPAARISVMGGQQASEVLATVKRDGMAAQGLDWSADDEAAFRAPIREQYEKQGNPYYSTARLWDDGIIDPAQTRTVLGLALDVCARTPLDDTGFGLFRM; via the coding sequence ATGCATACTCTGACCACAGCAATCGACTCGTCGTCTGACGGGGCGCGGCGCAATGCTTCCGTGCAGCTGTCACTCGTGGAGGAACTCACCGAACGACTGGAAACCGCGCGCAGGGGTGGCAGCGAACGTGCGAGAACGCGACACACCGACCGCGGAAAGCTGCTGCCGCGTGACCGCATCGATCGCCTGCTCGACGAAGGGAGTCCATTTCTTGATGTAGCTCCCCTCGCCGGTGACGACCTCTACGACGATGAGACACCCGGCGCGGGAGTCGTCGCGGGCATCGGCGTCGTTCACGGGCGGCACGTCATGGTGATCTGCAACGACGCGACGGTCAAGGGCGGCACCTACTACCCGATGACCGTGAAAAAGCACTTGCGGGCGCAGGAGATCGCCCAGCAGAACAGACTCCCGTGCATCAGTCTCGTCGATTCCGGGGGAGCATTCCTGCCCATGCAGGACGAGGTCTTCCCCGATCGAGATCATTTCGGGCGCATCTTCTTCAATCAGGCCCGCATGTCGGCAGAAGGGATCCCGCAAATCGCTGCCGTGCTCGGATCATGCACGGCTGGCGGTGCATACGTTCCCGCGATGAGCGACGAGACCGTGATCGTGCGCAACCAGGGCACGATCTTTCTCGGCGGTCCTCCGCTCGTGAAAGCGGCGACAGGAGAGGTCGTCTCTGCTGAAGAGCTGGGCGGCGGGCTCACCCATTCGCGCATCAGTGGCGTGACGGACCACCTCGCCGAAGACGACGATGATGCACTCCGCATTGTCCGGGACATTGTGAGCACCCTTCCGCCGAACCCTCCGCCGGCGTGGGCGATCGGCGCGAGCTCGGAGCCGGCCGTCGACCCAGAATCGATGTACGACGTCATTCCCGGTGACCTGCACGAGTCGTATGACGTGCGGGAGGTTATCGCGCGTCTCGTCGATGGGAGCGAGTTCCACGAGTTCAAACGCGAGTACGGTGAGACGCTGGTCACCGGATTCTCCAGCATCCACGGGCACCCCGTCGGCATTGTCGCCAACAACGGCGTGCTGTTCTCGGAGTCGGCGCTTAAGGGGACGCACTTCATCGAGCTGTGCGATCAGCGCGGCATACCGCTGCTGTTCCTGCAGAACATCTCAGGATTCATGGTCGGACGCGAGTACGAGGCCGGCGGCATCGCCAAACACGGCGCAAAGATGGTGACGGCTGTGGCGACGACTCGCGTTCCCAAGCTCACCGTCGTCATCGGAGGGTCCTTCGGCGCCGGCAACTACTCGATGTGCGGACGTGCGTATTCTCCTCGATTCCTCTGGATGTGGCCCGCCGCGCGGATCTCCGTGATGGGCGGCCAGCAGGCTTCAGAGGTTCTGGCTACGGTCAAGCGCGACGGAATGGCTGCGCAGGGGCTGGACTGGAGCGCCGACGACGAAGCCGCCTTCCGGGCGCCGATCCGTGAGCAGTACGAGAAGCAGGGCAACCCGTACTACTCGACGGCTCGGCTGTGGGACGACGGCATCATCGACCCGGCGCAGACGCGCACTGTTCTCGGGCTCGCCCTCGACGTGTGCGCCCGCACCCCGCTCGACGACACCGGCTTCGGCCTTTTCAGGATGTGA
- a CDS encoding acetyl/propionyl/methylcrotonyl-CoA carboxylase subunit alpha, with protein sequence MFQTVLIANRGEIAVRIIRTLRRLGIRSVAVYSDADAQAPHVRAADVALRIGPARAAESYLNIDRVIDAAVRSGAEAIHPGYGFLSENAGFAAACAAAGLTYIGPDPRATEIMGDKISAKQRVEADGVAGIPGRAEPGMTDEQLISAADEIGYPVLVKPSAGGGGKGMIDVHRRDDVPDAVATARRIARAAFGDDTLFLEKLITSPRHIEVQILADTRGNVIHLGERECSLQRRHQKVIEEAPSSLLDTDTRARIGAAACDVARSVDYTGAGTVEFLVSADAPEEFFFMEMNTRLQVEHPVTEQVTGIDLVEQQLLIAAGEPLSIAQDDVTFTGHAVEARLYAEDAQFLPQAGTVEYVSFPDDVRVDSGIAAGTTVSADYDPMLAKIIAHDSTRGGALQRLGRALDATVVFGVTTNTSFLRDLVDDGSVRRGTMDTTTIDRRVVGAASAAVPERVWLTAALAAHDARWNNAGRTPWASPSGWRLGAPPRAIETRMRHGDDERRIAVSGRPENACVDGQLAAVRGSGHHRLVTVDGETVPATILRAHADIWVHDGQMSRCFHLVERDSARETRRHADASEPELRSPMPGTVVAVPVAPGDNVDAGDTVLVIEAMKMEHRITAPAAGTVTLAASLNQTVAKDAIVATIAAADPAVSAEPSHEDARHRGDDA encoded by the coding sequence ATGTTCCAGACAGTACTGATCGCGAACAGAGGCGAGATCGCGGTGCGCATCATACGCACGCTGCGTCGCCTCGGCATTCGCTCTGTTGCCGTGTACAGCGACGCGGACGCGCAGGCACCGCACGTCCGCGCGGCCGACGTCGCTCTGCGAATTGGTCCTGCGCGAGCCGCCGAGAGCTATCTCAACATCGACCGCGTGATTGACGCCGCTGTTCGTTCGGGAGCTGAAGCGATCCATCCCGGCTATGGATTTCTCTCGGAGAACGCCGGTTTCGCTGCTGCCTGCGCGGCCGCCGGGCTGACATACATCGGGCCAGACCCGCGTGCGACCGAGATCATGGGCGACAAGATCAGCGCGAAGCAGCGCGTTGAGGCTGATGGCGTCGCCGGCATTCCCGGCCGTGCCGAACCGGGAATGACCGATGAGCAACTCATTTCTGCCGCAGACGAGATCGGGTACCCCGTGCTTGTGAAGCCGTCGGCGGGCGGTGGCGGCAAAGGAATGATCGACGTGCATCGCCGCGACGATGTGCCGGACGCCGTCGCGACGGCCCGGCGCATCGCGAGAGCCGCGTTCGGAGACGACACACTTTTTCTCGAAAAGCTCATCACCTCGCCGCGGCACATCGAGGTGCAGATACTCGCCGACACTCGGGGAAACGTGATCCACCTCGGCGAACGCGAGTGCTCACTTCAGCGACGACACCAGAAGGTGATCGAGGAAGCGCCGTCATCTCTTCTCGACACCGACACTCGAGCGCGCATCGGCGCCGCCGCGTGCGATGTCGCTCGGAGTGTCGACTACACCGGTGCGGGAACGGTGGAGTTTCTCGTTTCGGCTGACGCGCCAGAGGAATTTTTCTTCATGGAGATGAACACGAGGCTGCAGGTCGAGCATCCCGTGACCGAGCAAGTGACCGGCATCGACCTCGTCGAGCAGCAGCTTCTCATTGCGGCGGGGGAGCCGCTCTCGATAGCGCAAGACGACGTGACGTTCACCGGTCATGCGGTTGAAGCGCGCCTCTATGCTGAAGACGCGCAGTTTCTGCCGCAGGCGGGCACCGTCGAATACGTGTCGTTTCCCGACGATGTCCGCGTCGACAGCGGAATCGCGGCGGGGACGACGGTCAGTGCCGATTACGATCCCATGCTGGCAAAGATCATCGCGCACGACTCGACGAGGGGCGGCGCCCTCCAGCGACTCGGCCGAGCGCTTGACGCAACAGTCGTCTTCGGTGTCACGACAAACACCTCGTTTTTGCGCGACCTTGTCGATGATGGCTCCGTTCGCCGCGGAACGATGGACACGACGACGATCGATAGGCGCGTTGTCGGTGCAGCGAGCGCCGCTGTGCCCGAGCGCGTCTGGCTGACAGCGGCGCTCGCTGCACACGATGCGCGATGGAACAATGCGGGCAGAACACCGTGGGCGTCCCCGAGTGGCTGGCGCCTTGGCGCTCCTCCGCGCGCAATCGAGACGCGCATGCGCCATGGCGACGACGAGCGGCGAATCGCGGTCTCGGGTCGCCCGGAGAACGCGTGCGTCGACGGCCAGCTCGCGGCGGTCCGAGGCTCCGGACATCACCGACTGGTCACCGTTGACGGAGAGACGGTGCCCGCGACGATCCTGCGAGCACATGCCGACATCTGGGTGCACGATGGCCAGATGTCGCGGTGCTTTCACCTCGTCGAACGTGACAGCGCGCGTGAGACGCGTCGCCACGCCGATGCGAGCGAGCCCGAGCTGCGATCGCCCATGCCCGGGACCGTCGTCGCGGTTCCCGTCGCGCCGGGAGACAACGTCGACGCCGGCGATACCGTCCTCGTCATCGAGGCGATGAAGATGGAGCACCGGATCACCGCTCCCGCTGCGGGGACCGTGACTCTTGCAGCATCCCTGAACCAGACGGTGGCGAAGGACGCCATCGTCGCGACAATCGCTGCCGCCGACCCAGCGGTCAGCGCTGAGCCGTCCCACGAGGACGCACGACACAGAGGAGACGACGCGTGA
- the pdhA gene encoding pyruvate dehydrogenase (acetyl-transferring) E1 component subunit alpha, translating into MLLTHSGEYVQLLTPRGERVDAPGFDPWVADIDAEELRSLYDDMVISRRLDTEATALQRQGEIGLWPPLLGQEAAQVGSARALRDSDFVFGSYRENAVAYCRGVDLTTMISVWRGNANAGWNPYDINMAAPAIIIGAQSLHAVGYAMGCDFDGSDDISIAYFGDGATSQGDVNEAMVFAASYKAPVIFFCQNNQYAISEPVGVQTTKPIADRAPGFGIPSIRVDGNDVLAVYAATAIAADRARSGNGPTYIEAVTYRMGAHTTSDDPTRYRTESELDEWREKDPLDRVKHYLTSMGALDADQSAQIDEHADRVARELRAAIRALPEPEPLSFFDTVFAEPNAHLARQRSQHAAYLASFDGGES; encoded by the coding sequence ATGCTCCTCACACACTCAGGGGAGTATGTCCAATTGCTCACGCCGCGCGGAGAGCGCGTGGATGCGCCCGGGTTCGACCCCTGGGTCGCCGATATTGACGCGGAAGAGCTGCGTTCCCTCTACGACGACATGGTGATCAGCCGTCGTCTCGACACCGAGGCGACAGCGCTGCAGCGACAGGGCGAGATCGGTCTCTGGCCGCCGCTGCTCGGACAAGAGGCCGCTCAGGTCGGTTCTGCCCGCGCACTGCGCGACAGCGACTTCGTGTTCGGCAGCTATCGCGAGAACGCCGTCGCCTACTGCCGGGGCGTCGACCTCACGACGATGATCTCCGTCTGGCGAGGAAACGCCAATGCCGGGTGGAATCCGTACGACATCAACATGGCAGCACCAGCCATCATCATCGGCGCTCAGAGCCTCCACGCCGTCGGCTACGCCATGGGATGCGACTTCGACGGCTCCGACGACATCTCCATCGCCTACTTCGGTGACGGTGCGACCAGCCAGGGCGATGTGAACGAGGCGATGGTCTTCGCCGCGAGCTACAAGGCTCCCGTCATCTTCTTCTGTCAGAACAATCAGTACGCCATCTCCGAACCCGTGGGGGTGCAGACGACGAAGCCGATCGCCGACCGAGCACCCGGGTTCGGCATCCCCAGCATCCGCGTCGACGGAAATGATGTTCTCGCCGTGTATGCCGCGACCGCCATCGCCGCGGACCGAGCGCGGTCGGGTAACGGGCCGACGTACATCGAAGCGGTGACGTATCGCATGGGAGCGCACACGACGAGCGATGATCCGACGCGGTATCGAACAGAAAGCGAGCTTGACGAGTGGCGGGAGAAGGATCCCCTCGACCGGGTCAAGCACTACCTGACGAGCATGGGTGCTCTCGATGCCGACCAGTCCGCACAGATCGATGAGCATGCAGATCGGGTCGCGAGAGAGCTCCGCGCGGCGATTCGAGCCCTGCCGGAGCCAGAGCCGCTATCGTTCTTCGACACCGTTTTCGCTGAGCCCAACGCTCACCTCGCGAGACAGCGCAGCCAGCATGCCGCGTACCTCGCGTCGTTCGACGGGGGTGAGAGCTGA
- a CDS encoding dihydrolipoamide acetyltransferase family protein gives MSVKDFLLPDLGEGLTESEIASWKIAEGDTVSVNQVIAEIETAKALVELPSPFDGTIRTLYAEEGATVQVGEPLIAFELDGDDDEPGDAPPEREPVLVGYGPKKERSAAPRRRRRSWEGEKTQAPDQRPDASAAPASTTEAPASDAPETPNRPERPRTTPPVRIFAREIGVDLTEIEGTGSDGLITRSDVQRAAHAAQPEARQSVRETAPERGEVRTPIKGVRKATAAAMASSAFTAPHASEFITIDVTRTGELVARLRTQHPDTRITIMTIVSQAMLLAAKRTPSVNAHWDDEAQEIVEYGYVNLGVAAATQRGLVVPVVKDADTLGLLELADAISALVSTARDGRTQPEDMSGGTMTLTNVGVFGVDAGTPILTPGQSSILAAGAVRRRPWEYDGEIALRDVMTLSLSFDHRIVDGEQASRFLVDVSRVLEDPGTALTLL, from the coding sequence ATGAGCGTCAAGGACTTTCTGCTGCCCGACCTCGGTGAGGGGTTGACCGAGTCGGAGATTGCCAGTTGGAAGATCGCCGAAGGCGACACAGTGAGCGTGAATCAGGTGATCGCCGAGATCGAGACGGCCAAGGCCCTTGTGGAGCTGCCGTCGCCGTTCGACGGGACGATCCGCACGCTCTACGCCGAAGAAGGGGCGACCGTGCAGGTCGGCGAGCCCCTCATCGCATTCGAACTCGACGGCGACGATGATGAACCTGGTGACGCACCGCCGGAACGCGAACCTGTGCTCGTCGGGTACGGACCGAAGAAGGAGCGCAGCGCAGCGCCGCGACGCAGACGACGTTCGTGGGAGGGCGAAAAGACGCAAGCACCCGATCAGCGTCCGGATGCCTCTGCTGCGCCCGCATCCACGACCGAAGCACCTGCCTCCGATGCGCCCGAGACGCCGAATCGTCCTGAGCGCCCCCGAACGACGCCGCCCGTGCGCATTTTCGCGCGGGAGATCGGCGTCGACCTGACAGAGATCGAGGGAACCGGGTCTGACGGCCTCATCACTCGCTCCGACGTGCAGCGTGCCGCGCACGCAGCGCAGCCCGAAGCCAGGCAGAGCGTGCGGGAGACAGCGCCCGAGCGAGGCGAAGTGCGCACTCCGATCAAGGGGGTGCGCAAGGCGACCGCCGCGGCGATGGCGTCGTCTGCCTTCACGGCGCCGCACGCGAGCGAATTCATCACGATCGACGTCACGCGCACGGGCGAGCTTGTCGCACGTCTGCGGACGCAGCATCCCGATACCCGCATCACGATCATGACGATCGTGTCGCAGGCGATGCTGCTGGCCGCAAAGCGCACGCCGTCGGTGAACGCCCACTGGGATGACGAGGCTCAGGAGATCGTCGAGTACGGCTACGTGAATCTGGGTGTGGCAGCGGCGACGCAGCGCGGCCTCGTGGTCCCGGTGGTGAAGGATGCTGACACGTTGGGGCTTCTCGAGCTCGCGGACGCCATCTCGGCACTCGTATCGACTGCTCGCGACGGCCGTACGCAGCCGGAAGACATGAGCGGCGGCACGATGACGCTCACGAACGTGGGAGTGTTCGGGGTAGACGCGGGAACGCCGATTCTCACGCCGGGACAGTCGTCGATTCTCGCGGCAGGCGCGGTGCGTCGTCGCCCGTGGGAATACGACGGCGAGATCGCGCTGCGCGACGTCATGACCCTGAGCCTGTCGTTCGATCACCGCATCGTCGATGGCGAGCAGGCATCCCGCTTTCTCGTCGACGTGTCGCGCGTGCTGGAGGACCCGGGCACGGCACTCACTCTGCTCTGA
- a CDS encoding TetR/AcrR family transcriptional regulator: MSERVKGRSDAKNERRRSLLDAAAALFSQHGFNGVSMEDLGTAVGVSGPAVYRHFPSKQAVLAELLIGVSTALFEGGTAETERAPEGDLALRALIEFHVDFAIRNTDVIRVHDRDRSALLPDDAHSVRLLQRRYVELWVNLLKRLTPDADVTELRVRAHAAFGLMNSTPYTVRRRGTASADRLRALLERMSYAALTS; this comes from the coding sequence ATGTCGGAGAGGGTCAAGGGGCGCAGCGACGCAAAGAACGAGCGCCGGAGGTCCCTCCTGGATGCCGCGGCCGCGCTGTTCTCCCAACACGGATTCAACGGGGTCTCGATGGAAGACCTTGGCACAGCAGTCGGAGTTTCCGGGCCCGCCGTCTATCGCCACTTCCCCAGCAAACAGGCCGTCCTCGCTGAACTACTCATCGGAGTCAGCACGGCGCTGTTCGAAGGCGGAACGGCTGAGACCGAGAGGGCACCCGAGGGCGACCTCGCGCTTCGCGCGCTCATCGAGTTCCACGTCGACTTCGCGATCCGCAACACCGACGTGATCCGCGTGCACGACCGAGACCGCAGCGCCCTGCTTCCCGACGATGCACATTCGGTGCGACTGTTGCAGCGCCGTTACGTCGAGCTCTGGGTGAACCTTCTCAAGCGACTTACTCCCGACGCCGATGTCACTGAACTGCGCGTTCGAGCCCACGCAGCTTTCGGCCTCATGAACTCGACTCCCTACACGGTGCGTCGCCGAGGCACCGCGAGCGCGGATCGGCTGCGCGCGCTTCTCGAGCGAATGAGCTACGCCGCGCTCACGAGCTGA
- a CDS encoding alpha-ketoacid dehydrogenase subunit beta has product MTTLTMSKAINEGLRRSLRDDEKVVIMGEDIGELGGVFRVTDGLKSEFGPSRVIDTPLAEAGIIGTAVGLAYRGYRPVCEIQFDGFIYPGFDQIVAQVAKLHARTRGDVRMPLTIRVPFGGGIGSVEHHSESPEAYFAHTAGLRVISCSNPQDAYSMLREAIASDDPVMFFEPKRRYWMKGDVDLELASETRMDRARVLTSGNDVTLVAYGPLVPTALDVAAAAADDGVSVEVIDLRSLQPVDFDAVAASVRVTGRLVVAHEAQRFGGMGAEIAATITERCFEYLEAAPERVTGFDTPYPPAAFEDHFLPDLDRILDAVDRAMGRRNSLSDWRFDG; this is encoded by the coding sequence GTGACGACGCTCACGATGTCGAAGGCGATCAACGAGGGATTGCGACGCTCGCTCCGAGACGACGAGAAGGTCGTGATCATGGGGGAGGACATCGGGGAGCTCGGAGGCGTTTTCCGCGTGACCGATGGCCTCAAGTCTGAGTTCGGACCGTCGCGCGTGATCGATACACCGCTGGCAGAAGCCGGGATCATCGGAACCGCCGTCGGACTCGCCTACCGCGGATACCGCCCGGTATGCGAGATCCAATTCGACGGCTTCATCTACCCGGGGTTCGACCAGATCGTCGCGCAGGTCGCGAAGCTGCACGCACGAACGCGAGGCGACGTGCGCATGCCGCTCACGATCCGCGTGCCGTTCGGGGGAGGCATCGGCTCCGTTGAACACCACTCGGAGTCGCCGGAAGCATATTTCGCACACACGGCCGGACTGCGCGTGATCAGCTGCTCGAACCCGCAAGACGCGTACTCCATGCTGCGCGAGGCGATCGCGAGCGACGACCCTGTCATGTTCTTCGAGCCGAAGCGCCGCTACTGGATGAAGGGAGACGTCGACCTCGAGCTCGCCTCCGAGACGCGTATGGACCGCGCGCGCGTGCTGACGAGCGGAAACGATGTCACGCTCGTCGCCTATGGGCCGCTTGTTCCCACGGCCCTCGATGTCGCTGCCGCAGCAGCCGATGACGGCGTGTCGGTTGAAGTCATCGATCTGCGCTCGCTGCAGCCCGTGGACTTCGACGCTGTCGCCGCGTCGGTGCGCGTTACCGGGCGTCTCGTTGTTGCTCACGAGGCGCAGCGCTTTGGCGGCATGGGCGCTGAGATCGCGGCGACGATCACGGAGCGGTGCTTCGAGTATCTGGAGGCAGCACCCGAACGCGTCACAGGATTCGACACGCCGTACCCACCCGCTGCATTCGAGGACCATTTTCTGCCCGACCTCGATCGCATTCTGGATGCTGTCGACCGCGCGATGGGCCGCAGAAACTCTCTGAGCGACTGGAGGTTCGACGGATGA